The following coding sequences lie in one Haladaptatus sp. DJG-WS-42 genomic window:
- the rocF gene encoding arginase: protein MQQPARLIGVPMDLGADRRGVDMGPSAIRYAGLVDRLEKLDITCNDAGDITVPHAHLRDPEAGEPKHGKAKYLDETATVCTRLADTVAAALSAGEFPLVLGGDHSIAIGTMAGAARDASLGVIWFDAHGDFNTPSTSPSGNVHGMPLAAVLGRDEFADTEWAHAPNVREENIVIVGLRSVDEAEREAIRESDITAFTMSDIDEYGVSAVVDDAIEIACDGVDGVHVSLDMDWLDPNEAPGVGTPVRGGVTYREAHAALEIVAAENRATDFMRSLEIVEVNPILDEHNETAELATELAASVLGKTIL, encoded by the coding sequence ATGCAGCAACCAGCACGACTCATCGGGGTTCCGATGGACCTCGGCGCAGACCGACGTGGGGTTGACATGGGCCCCTCTGCGATTCGATACGCGGGCCTCGTAGACCGACTGGAAAAACTCGACATCACCTGTAACGATGCAGGCGACATCACCGTCCCACACGCCCACTTACGCGACCCGGAAGCCGGTGAGCCAAAACACGGGAAGGCAAAATATCTCGATGAGACGGCGACGGTGTGCACTCGACTCGCGGACACCGTTGCCGCTGCGCTGTCCGCAGGCGAGTTCCCGCTCGTTCTCGGCGGCGACCACTCGATTGCGATTGGCACGATGGCCGGTGCCGCGAGAGACGCGAGCCTCGGTGTCATCTGGTTCGACGCCCACGGCGACTTCAACACTCCCTCGACCTCGCCGAGCGGGAACGTCCACGGGATGCCGCTCGCGGCGGTGCTCGGCCGCGACGAATTTGCAGACACAGAGTGGGCGCACGCCCCGAACGTTCGCGAAGAGAACATCGTCATCGTTGGCCTCCGGAGCGTCGACGAAGCCGAGCGTGAGGCCATCCGCGAAAGCGACATCACGGCATTCACGATGTCCGATATCGACGAATACGGCGTCTCAGCCGTGGTCGACGATGCCATTGAAATCGCATGCGATGGCGTCGATGGCGTCCACGTCAGCCTCGACATGGACTGGCTCGACCCGAACGAAGCACCCGGCGTCGGGACGCCCGTTCGCGGTGGCGTCACCTACCGCGAGGCACACGCAGCACTCGAAATCGTTGCGGCGGAAAACAGGGCAACAGACTTCATGCGCTCGCTCGAAATCGTCGAAGTGAATCCGATTCTCGACGAACACAACGAAACTGCAGAACTAGCAACTGAACTCGCCGCAAGCGTCCTCGGGAAGACGATTCTGTAG
- a CDS encoding NAD-dependent epimerase/dehydratase family protein, with amino-acid sequence MNDMRVLVTGGAGFIGSNLANHLATDNDVIAVDDCYLGTPENLDSSVEFVETSVLDDDLPTDVDVVFHLAALSSYQMHEDDPVTGARVNVEGFVNTVNQARLDGCDTVVYASTSSIYGNQTEPSPESMSVAARTGYEASKLARERYGEYFAHHYDMHMAGMRFFSVYQGYGGAEEHKGEYANLIAQFADDIANGEAPVIYGDGTQTRDFTHVSDIVRGLELAADHQLTGIYNLGTGESYTITTLVEKLNDTLGTSVEPEYIENPISEDVYVHDTMADSSKMKAETGWEPAISFKEGLELVCAQYQ; translated from the coding sequence ATGAACGATATGCGTGTGCTCGTGACTGGTGGGGCCGGATTCATCGGCTCGAACCTCGCGAACCACCTCGCCACAGACAACGACGTTATCGCCGTCGATGATTGTTACCTCGGGACGCCGGAGAACCTCGATTCGTCGGTTGAATTCGTCGAAACAAGCGTCCTCGATGACGACCTCCCGACCGACGTTGACGTGGTGTTCCATCTCGCGGCTCTCTCCTCGTATCAGATGCACGAAGACGACCCAGTGACCGGCGCGCGCGTCAACGTCGAAGGGTTTGTGAATACCGTGAACCAAGCGCGTCTCGACGGGTGTGACACGGTGGTGTACGCTTCGACGTCCTCGATTTACGGCAATCAAACCGAACCCTCTCCCGAGTCGATGAGCGTGGCTGCACGGACTGGATACGAGGCGTCGAAACTCGCCCGCGAACGCTACGGTGAGTACTTCGCCCACCACTACGACATGCACATGGCAGGCATGCGGTTTTTCTCGGTGTACCAGGGCTACGGCGGCGCAGAAGAACACAAAGGCGAGTACGCGAATCTTATCGCTCAGTTCGCAGACGATATTGCGAATGGTGAGGCGCCAGTCATCTACGGTGACGGCACCCAAACCCGAGATTTCACCCACGTCTCTGACATCGTCCGTGGCCTCGAACTCGCTGCAGACCACCAACTCACCGGCATCTACAACCTCGGCACGGGCGAGAGCTACACCATCACCACGCTCGTCGAGAAATTGAATGACACCCTTGGGACGAGCGTCGAACCCGAGTACATCGAGAATCCCATCTCCGAGGACGTGTACGTCCACGACACGATGGCAGACAGCTCGAAGATGAAAGCAGAAACCGGCTGGGAACCAGCCATCTCCTTCAAGGAAGGGCTGGAACTCGTCTGCGCACAATATCAGTAA
- a CDS encoding Rrf2 family transcriptional regulator → MSSIELTPSQKRILSALINLHRQTEDAVKGEDIAAEVDRNPGTIRNQMQSLKALQLVEGVPGPKGGYKPTANAYEALEIQDMDQPAEVPLFHNGEAVDGANVTQINLSSVHHPELCRAEISLRGSIREFHEGDEVTVGPTPLSKLVIEGVVDGKDDTDNVIILTIDDMKAPVGEPKK, encoded by the coding sequence ATGTCATCAATTGAGCTGACCCCGAGCCAGAAACGCATCCTCTCTGCCCTGATTAACCTCCATCGCCAGACCGAAGACGCAGTAAAAGGCGAAGACATTGCGGCGGAAGTAGACCGGAATCCGGGCACAATTCGCAACCAGATGCAGAGCCTGAAAGCACTGCAACTGGTCGAAGGTGTCCCCGGCCCGAAAGGCGGCTACAAACCAACCGCAAACGCCTACGAAGCCCTCGAAATCCAGGACATGGACCAGCCAGCAGAGGTGCCGCTGTTCCACAACGGTGAGGCCGTAGACGGCGCAAACGTCACCCAGATCAACCTCTCGAGCGTCCACCACCCAGAACTCTGCCGTGCAGAGATTTCGCTTCGCGGCTCCATCCGTGAGTTCCACGAAGGCGACGAGGTCACCGTTGGCCCGACGCCGCTCTCGAAACTCGTCATCGAAGGCGTCGTTGACGGCAAAGACGACACAGACAACGTCATCATCCTGACGATTGACGACATGAAAGCGCCCGTCGGCGAGCCAAAGAAGTAA
- a CDS encoding NAD(P)/FAD-dependent oxidoreductase: MTENIVVLGAGYAGAAAIQSLEAEVDNADITWISKEDYHLVLHEVHRCIRDPSVRDKISLPIADIKSPSTRFIKAEVESVDTDDREIELDDGSTVDYDYLVVGLGSKTAYYGIPGLEENSLTLKGLDDALEIHNQIKDAAREASRNDPAKIAIGGAGLSGIQTAGEIAEFRDMHRAPLEIYLVEAMEEIFPGQDPEVQGALRKRLLKADINILTNDPITEAAADTIYFDEGEPLEFDVFVWTGGITGQDALEEANVEKNHNRVNADATFQTSDERVFALGDSAIIEQLNQERPAPPTAQAAWQAGGVIGENVARAMNGQALTSWSYKDKGTVVSIGDDAVAHNVMMVPIGTFGGPAAKVLKKSIATRWIADVTSVGRAVSAWGDM; the protein is encoded by the coding sequence ATGACCGAGAATATCGTGGTGCTCGGCGCGGGCTACGCCGGCGCAGCCGCGATTCAGAGCCTTGAAGCCGAAGTTGATAACGCAGATATTACCTGGATTTCGAAAGAGGACTATCATCTCGTCCTCCACGAAGTCCACCGTTGCATCCGCGACCCGAGCGTCCGGGACAAGATTTCGCTCCCCATCGCGGACATCAAATCTCCGAGCACTCGATTTATCAAAGCAGAGGTCGAGTCCGTCGACACCGACGACCGTGAAATCGAGCTTGACGACGGCTCGACCGTTGACTACGACTACCTCGTCGTTGGCCTCGGGTCGAAGACGGCCTACTACGGCATCCCGGGCTTAGAAGAAAACTCCCTCACGCTCAAAGGGCTAGACGACGCCCTCGAAATCCACAACCAGATCAAGGACGCCGCCCGTGAAGCCTCCCGCAACGACCCCGCCAAAATCGCCATCGGTGGCGCTGGGCTCTCGGGCATCCAGACCGCTGGTGAAATCGCGGAGTTCCGCGACATGCACCGCGCGCCACTCGAGATTTACCTCGTCGAAGCGATGGAGGAAATCTTCCCCGGACAGGACCCCGAAGTGCAGGGTGCCCTCAGAAAGCGTCTCCTCAAAGCCGACATCAACATCCTCACGAACGACCCAATCACCGAAGCTGCAGCAGACACCATCTACTTCGACGAGGGCGAACCCCTCGAGTTCGACGTGTTTGTCTGGACCGGCGGTATCACGGGACAGGACGCCCTCGAAGAGGCGAACGTCGAGAAGAACCACAACCGCGTGAACGCAGACGCGACGTTCCAGACCTCAGACGAGCGCGTGTTCGCCCTCGGCGACTCCGCTATCATCGAACAGCTCAACCAAGAGCGCCCCGCCCCGCCAACGGCACAGGCCGCGTGGCAGGCAGGCGGCGTCATCGGCGAGAACGTTGCACGCGCCATGAACGGACAGGCGCTCACCTCGTGGAGCTACAAAGACAAGGGGACGGTCGTCTCCATCGGCGACGACGCCGTTGCCCACAACGTCATGATGGTGCCAATCGGCACGTTCGGCGGCCCCGCAGCAAAAGTGCTGAAGAAGTCTATCGCTACCCGGTGGATTGCTGACGTGACCTCGGTGGGTCGCGCCGTCTCCGCTTGGGGCGACATGTAG
- a CDS encoding nucleoside phosphorylase → MDAEDPNDDVQYHLGVSSDDVANAVLLPGDPERVEKITQFWDDFEIRGAHREYRTATGSYDGAQISVTSTGIGSPSAAIAVEELARIGVDTFIRVGSCGAIQPEMDVGDLVITTGGVRQEGTSSEYVREDYPAVADQQVVMALIAAAERLGYDYHTGITMSADSFYAGQGRAGFEGFEARGAEEMIEELKDANVKNIEMEAAAIMTIANIYGLRAGAVCTVYANRVTGEFRTEGEGRAAETASLAVRLLAKMDEAAAEAGADQWHPGIPLE, encoded by the coding sequence ATGGACGCAGAAGACCCAAACGACGACGTACAGTATCACCTCGGCGTCAGCTCCGACGACGTTGCAAACGCCGTGCTCCTCCCAGGAGACCCAGAGCGCGTAGAGAAGATTACCCAGTTCTGGGACGACTTCGAGATTCGCGGTGCACACCGCGAATATCGCACTGCAACCGGCAGCTACGATGGCGCGCAGATTAGCGTCACCTCCACGGGCATCGGCAGCCCCTCCGCAGCCATCGCCGTCGAAGAGCTCGCGCGCATCGGCGTGGACACGTTCATCCGCGTTGGCTCCTGTGGCGCAATCCAACCCGAGATGGACGTTGGTGACCTCGTGATTACGACCGGTGGCGTTCGCCAAGAAGGCACGAGTTCCGAATACGTCCGCGAGGATTACCCCGCCGTCGCAGACCAACAAGTCGTCATGGCGCTCATTGCAGCCGCAGAACGCCTCGGCTACGACTACCACACCGGTATCACGATGTCCGCAGACAGCTTCTACGCCGGGCAGGGTCGCGCCGGGTTCGAGGGCTTTGAAGCCCGCGGTGCCGAGGAGATGATTGAAGAACTCAAGGACGCGAACGTGAAGAACATCGAGATGGAGGCCGCGGCCATCATGACCATCGCCAACATCTACGGGCTTCGCGCGGGTGCGGTCTGCACCGTCTACGCGAATCGCGTCACTGGCGAGTTCCGCACCGAAGGCGAAGGCCGCGCCGCGGAGACAGCTTCTCTCGCGGTGAGGCTCTTAGCGAAGATGGACGAAGCCGCGGCGGAAGCCGGAGCCGACCAGTGGCATCCGGGCATCCCACTCGAATAG
- the cdd gene encoding cytidine deaminase, which yields MDALIAAAREIQSAAHVPYSDYRVGAALETADGTVFTGCNLENANYSNSLHAEEVAIAEAVKNGHRDFARIAVSSGRRDGVTPCGMCRQTLSEFCDPSLTVLCDEGEDVTEYTLGELLPNTITESHLK from the coding sequence ATGGACGCCCTCATCGCGGCCGCTCGCGAGATTCAGTCGGCGGCACACGTGCCGTACTCCGACTATCGCGTGGGTGCAGCCCTTGAAACCGCAGACGGAACCGTGTTCACCGGGTGTAATCTGGAGAACGCGAACTACTCGAACTCCCTGCACGCAGAGGAAGTCGCCATCGCGGAAGCCGTCAAAAACGGCCACCGCGACTTCGCCCGCATCGCCGTCAGCTCCGGGCGACGCGACGGCGTCACGCCCTGTGGCATGTGTCGCCAGACGCTGTCTGAGTTCTGCGACCCTTCCCTCACCGTCCTCTGTGACGAAGGCGAAGACGTGACAGAATACACCCTTGGCGAACTGCTCCCGAACACCATCACCGAATCTCACCTCAAATAA
- a CDS encoding SDR family oxidoreductase codes for MNGIDGKVAIVTGASSGIGRATALRFAEEGANVVVTDVLEDGGHETVELITDAGGEATFIRVDVTDDADVTAMVETTLDVYGGLDFAHNNAGIEGEMSQLADTPDDDWARVIDVNLTGVWRCMKHEIPVMVEHGGGAIVNTSSVAGLMAAGGGPYVASKHGVIGLTRVAAVEYAKQGIRVNAVCPGVVDTPMVRRAAEDTPELVDQFVAMQPLGRQAQPEEIASAVVYLCSDDASFITAHPLPVDGGLLST; via the coding sequence ATGAACGGAATTGACGGAAAGGTAGCGATAGTTACGGGAGCGAGTTCGGGAATTGGCCGTGCCACGGCACTGCGGTTTGCCGAAGAGGGCGCAAACGTCGTCGTCACAGATGTGCTCGAAGACGGTGGCCACGAGACAGTCGAATTGATAACCGACGCAGGCGGCGAGGCGACGTTCATCCGAGTCGATGTGACGGACGACGCAGACGTGACCGCGATGGTCGAGACGACGCTCGACGTGTACGGTGGCCTCGATTTCGCCCACAACAACGCCGGTATCGAAGGCGAGATGTCACAACTCGCAGACACGCCGGACGACGACTGGGCGCGCGTCATCGACGTGAACCTGACCGGCGTCTGGCGCTGTATGAAACACGAGATTCCGGTAATGGTAGAACACGGTGGTGGCGCCATCGTCAACACGTCGTCGGTCGCCGGACTGATGGCCGCTGGTGGCGGCCCCTACGTGGCGAGCAAACACGGCGTCATCGGCCTCACGCGCGTTGCGGCTGTCGAATACGCCAAACAGGGCATCCGCGTGAACGCGGTCTGTCCGGGCGTCGTCGACACGCCGATGGTGCGCCGCGCTGCGGAGGACACGCCGGAGCTCGTAGACCAGTTCGTCGCCATGCAACCGCTCGGCAGGCAGGCGCAACCCGAAGAAATCGCGAGCGCCGTTGTCTACCTCTGTAGTGACGACGCCTCGTTCATCACGGCGCACCCGCTCCCGGTCGATGGCGGGCTGTTGTCTACCTAA
- a CDS encoding ABC transporter permease, whose translation MNRYQQLDKRGKVALGTGALAVVAVLALAVTDPETAGEVFALIDGNLASAALRTAVPIAFAALGGLFAEKAGVINIGLEGLLIVSAFAGAASIALLTGDPGAASETMVWVGFAIGVLTSILLSLLFAVVTIDLEADQIIAGLAVWLIALGLGPFAAQVLFSQFDSPSVNTLSTVAIPGLSQIPVVGPILFDANPTVYMLLIAVPASWYFLYHTPFGQWIRASGENPKALDTAGIDVRRVRYGSVLLSGALTGIGGAALSLVLVGKFTGGGATIVNGRGFIAITAYLFGNYNPVGTFLASLLFATLEALQFRLQILGIGIPKSIIQMIPFVLVIVVLALVGRTRLPAAAGDHYDSGED comes from the coding sequence ATGAACCGATACCAACAACTCGACAAACGCGGCAAAGTCGCGCTCGGCACTGGCGCTCTCGCGGTGGTCGCCGTCCTCGCGCTTGCCGTCACCGACCCAGAGACGGCAGGCGAAGTGTTTGCCCTCATTGACGGCAACCTCGCGTCTGCCGCGCTCCGCACCGCGGTTCCAATCGCTTTCGCTGCTCTCGGTGGCCTGTTCGCAGAGAAAGCGGGCGTCATCAACATCGGCCTCGAAGGCCTGCTCATCGTCTCCGCATTCGCGGGTGCGGCGAGCATCGCCCTGTTGACTGGCGACCCCGGCGCGGCCTCAGAAACCATGGTGTGGGTTGGATTCGCCATTGGCGTCCTCACGAGCATCCTGCTCTCCCTGCTGTTCGCCGTGGTCACCATCGACTTAGAGGCAGACCAAATTATCGCTGGTCTCGCCGTCTGGCTGATTGCGCTTGGGCTCGGCCCGTTCGCCGCGCAAGTGCTGTTCAGCCAGTTCGACTCTCCGAGCGTGAACACGCTCAGTACGGTTGCGATTCCGGGGCTCTCACAGATACCCGTCGTCGGGCCAATCCTGTTCGACGCGAACCCAACGGTGTACATGCTGCTCATCGCCGTGCCCGCCTCGTGGTACTTCCTCTACCACACGCCGTTCGGGCAGTGGATTCGCGCGAGCGGTGAGAATCCGAAGGCACTCGACACCGCGGGTATCGACGTGCGCCGCGTGCGCTACGGGAGCGTCCTGCTTTCTGGGGCACTCACCGGCATCGGCGGCGCGGCGCTCTCGCTCGTGCTCGTCGGGAAGTTCACCGGCGGCGGCGCGACCATCGTCAACGGGCGTGGCTTCATCGCCATCACCGCCTACCTGTTCGGGAACTACAACCCAGTCGGAACGTTCCTCGCCTCGTTGTTGTTCGCAACGCTCGAAGCCCTGCAGTTCCGCCTGCAGATTCTCGGCATCGGCATTCCGAAATCCATCATCCAGATGATTCCGTTCGTGCTCGTCATCGTCGTGCTCGCGCTCGTTGGCCGGACGCGCCTGCCAGCCGCGGCTGGCGACCACTACGACTCGGGCGAAGATTGA
- a CDS encoding ABC transporter permease, with protein sequence MKQQFEAAVARMTTASNLERILISIAALIASIFVGGIVVLAAGFVAQCSQPVLFFPGVGYSCYNPVSVYLELFTGPFSNAGVFGETLQQTTILLLTGLSVALAFRAGLFNIGTQGQFVMGSMATAITVPLLASSLPGGLVGGLILIPLGLFVGALIGGLYGAIPGALKAYAEANEVITTIMLNFIATFLSLLIVSTWFKDPNSTNNTQTARIPDYAMLDSSIFPGDFSLVALAIALSLVAAMTWFLARTAFGYDLRISGIQEGAAAYSGVSAKKMTVISMGLSGALGGIAGAVYILMVTGRWMPTAPAFGFDGITVSILAGNNPVGAIFAAFLFGMLKVGRVAIDFNLDVPSQLVGVLRGLIILFVAMPEFFRMLGTRFNVGSNSAVATDGGEDQ encoded by the coding sequence GTGAAACAGCAGTTCGAAGCCGCCGTTGCGCGGATGACCACCGCCTCGAACCTCGAACGCATTCTCATCAGCATCGCCGCGCTCATCGCGTCGATTTTCGTCGGTGGCATCGTCGTGCTGGCCGCCGGATTCGTTGCACAGTGTTCCCAACCAGTGCTGTTCTTCCCGGGCGTGGGCTACTCGTGTTACAACCCCGTCTCGGTGTACCTCGAACTGTTCACCGGCCCGTTCTCGAATGCGGGCGTGTTCGGTGAGACGCTCCAGCAGACGACGATTCTCCTGCTGACCGGGCTGTCGGTCGCACTCGCGTTCCGCGCTGGCCTGTTCAACATCGGGACGCAGGGACAGTTCGTGATGGGCTCTATGGCGACGGCTATCACCGTCCCACTGCTCGCTTCGTCGCTCCCCGGCGGCCTCGTTGGCGGCCTCATCTTGATTCCGCTCGGCCTGTTCGTTGGTGCGCTCATTGGCGGCCTCTACGGGGCCATCCCGGGTGCGCTGAAGGCCTATGCAGAGGCCAACGAAGTCATCACGACCATCATGCTGAACTTCATCGCGACGTTCCTCTCGCTGCTCATCGTCTCGACGTGGTTCAAAGACCCGAACAGCACGAACAACACGCAGACGGCGCGGATTCCGGACTACGCGATGCTCGATTCGTCAATCTTCCCGGGTGACTTCTCGCTCGTCGCGCTCGCAATTGCACTCTCACTCGTCGCCGCGATGACGTGGTTCCTCGCACGCACGGCATTCGGCTACGACCTGCGTATTAGCGGGATTCAGGAAGGCGCGGCCGCCTACAGCGGCGTCAGCGCGAAGAAGATGACCGTCATCTCGATGGGACTGTCGGGCGCGCTCGGTGGCATCGCCGGTGCGGTCTACATCCTGATGGTGACCGGCCGCTGGATGCCAACGGCTCCGGCGTTCGGGTTCGACGGCATCACCGTCTCCATCCTTGCCGGGAACAATCCGGTGGGAGCCATCTTTGCGGCGTTCCTGTTCGGCATGCTCAAAGTCGGGCGCGTCGCGATTGACTTCAATCTCGACGTTCCCTCACAGCTGGTGGGCGTCCTTCGTGGCCTCATCATCCTGTTCGTCGCCATGCCCGAGTTCTTCCGCATGCTCGGCACGCGATTCAACGTCGGCTCGAATTCAGCCGTCGCAACCGACGGCGGTGAAGACCAATGA
- a CDS encoding ABC transporter ATP-binding protein: MSETPAVRLAGITKRFPGVVANDNVDLTVEQGSVHALLGENGAGKTTLMNVLYGLYKPNEGTVNINGTPRDFSSPRDAIKTGIGMIHQHFMLVDPMTVADNVVLGNEPRKWFGMAMDRQKAITEVTELADKYGFDVDPTAPLEKVSVGEQQRVEILKALYRGADILILDEPTAVLTPQEVEELFTVFDELTDQGKTIIFISHKLGEAMEAADDITVLRDGKNVGSVDANDTSREELAELMVGREVMLEVDKAPADPGSQVLGVDSVSVRDDRGVAKLSDLDFEVRAGEVFGIAGVDGNGQSELINAVTGLSSIDTGDIIYQGDTITDLPRRGRIERGMSYIPEDRQESGVVMDYDLIQNAALGNQHTAPFASGVRIDWDYTENHAADIIDEYDVRPPDKRATAESLSGGNQQKFIVGREFKRNPDFVVAAHPTRGVDVGSIEFIHDRLIDLRNEGTAVLLVSSKLEEVTQLSDRLAVMHDGEFMAIVNPENVTEEELGLLMAGEYPAGFDGGDHS, encoded by the coding sequence ATGAGTGAGACACCAGCCGTACGACTAGCCGGGATTACAAAGCGGTTTCCGGGCGTAGTTGCCAACGACAATGTCGACCTGACCGTCGAGCAGGGAAGCGTCCACGCGCTGCTCGGTGAGAACGGTGCCGGAAAGACGACCCTCATGAACGTCCTTTATGGACTGTACAAGCCAAACGAGGGCACCGTCAACATAAACGGCACCCCCCGCGACTTCTCCTCCCCCCGCGACGCCATCAAGACCGGCATCGGAATGATACACCAGCACTTCATGCTGGTCGACCCGATGACTGTCGCAGACAACGTCGTCCTCGGGAACGAACCACGAAAGTGGTTCGGCATGGCGATGGACCGACAGAAGGCCATCACCGAAGTCACCGAACTCGCCGACAAATACGGATTCGACGTAGACCCCACCGCGCCACTCGAAAAAGTGAGTGTCGGTGAACAACAGCGCGTCGAGATTCTGAAAGCCCTCTATCGGGGCGCAGATATCCTCATCCTCGACGAGCCAACAGCCGTCCTCACCCCCCAAGAGGTAGAGGAGCTGTTCACCGTGTTTGACGAACTGACCGACCAAGGAAAGACCATCATCTTCATCTCGCACAAGCTCGGCGAGGCGATGGAGGCCGCAGACGACATCACCGTCCTCCGCGACGGCAAGAACGTCGGCAGCGTCGATGCGAACGACACGAGCCGCGAAGAACTCGCAGAGCTGATGGTCGGCCGCGAGGTCATGCTCGAAGTCGATAAAGCGCCTGCAGACCCCGGCTCGCAGGTGCTCGGCGTCGATTCGGTGAGCGTCCGCGACGACCGCGGCGTGGCGAAATTATCTGACTTAGACTTCGAAGTTCGTGCGGGCGAAGTGTTCGGCATTGCAGGCGTTGACGGCAACGGGCAGTCGGAACTCATCAACGCCGTCACCGGGCTGTCGTCAATTGATACGGGCGACATTATCTATCAGGGCGACACCATCACCGACCTCCCGCGCAGAGGGCGCATCGAGCGCGGGATGTCCTACATCCCAGAAGACAGGCAGGAAAGTGGTGTCGTCATGGACTACGACCTTATCCAGAACGCCGCCCTCGGCAACCAGCATACAGCGCCGTTTGCGAGCGGCGTGCGCATCGACTGGGACTACACCGAGAATCACGCAGCAGACATCATCGACGAGTACGACGTGCGACCGCCGGACAAACGCGCGACCGCGGAGTCGCTTTCAGGCGGGAACCAACAGAAGTTCATCGTTGGCCGTGAGTTCAAGCGGAATCCGGACTTCGTCGTCGCCGCCCACCCGACGCGCGGCGTGGACGTGGGGTCGATTGAGTTCATCCACGACCGACTCATCGACCTCAGAAACGAGGGGACGGCTGTCTTACTCGTCTCCTCGAAACTCGAAGAAGTCACCCAACTTTCAGACCGGCTTGCGGTGATGCACGACGGCGAATTTATGGCTATCGTCAACCCCGAAAACGTGACCGAAGAAGAACTTGGCTTGCTCATGGCAGGGGAGTATCCCGCTGGATTCGACGGGGGTGACCACTCGTGA
- a CDS encoding BMP family protein — protein MPVDRRRFLKAASALGVAGLAGCTTNTNSSSGGESTDGGDGGEGGEDPVNVGMVYATGGLGDKSFNDMAHQGVKQAAEEYNVAYENAEPEEASQVGDLQKRFAQETDPNYDLVTGVGFVQKDGMVSNAQEFPDQSFVLIDETAQTEDGEMLGNVANYRFKEHQGSFQIGYLSALLTTQEFSAGDSATKPDQKSVGFVGGFEIPLIEKFLAGFKAGVAHHDDSIEVQSAYAGAFNDPAKGKEIALTMYENGADIVYHAAGGTGLGVFQAARQKGRFAMGVDADQSKSNAEYKNVILASMVKHVDLAVYESVEAVVNGSFEGGVENRLGLDEGGVEAVYGQELGSSIPEDVKSKLEESKQQIVDGEITVPSEL, from the coding sequence ATGCCTGTCGACCGAAGACGATTCCTCAAAGCAGCGAGCGCCCTCGGTGTCGCTGGCCTCGCCGGTTGTACCACGAACACGAACTCATCCTCTGGCGGCGAATCCACCGACGGCGGCGACGGTGGCGAGGGTGGCGAAGACCCAGTCAACGTGGGCATGGTGTACGCCACCGGCGGTCTCGGTGACAAGTCGTTCAACGACATGGCCCACCAAGGCGTCAAACAAGCCGCAGAAGAGTACAACGTGGCGTACGAGAACGCAGAGCCAGAGGAAGCCTCGCAGGTCGGCGACCTCCAGAAGCGCTTCGCCCAGGAGACCGACCCGAACTACGACCTCGTGACGGGCGTCGGCTTCGTCCAGAAAGACGGGATGGTCTCGAACGCCCAAGAGTTCCCAGACCAGAGCTTCGTCCTCATCGACGAAACTGCCCAGACCGAAGACGGCGAGATGCTCGGCAACGTCGCAAACTACCGCTTTAAAGAGCACCAAGGCTCGTTCCAGATTGGCTACCTCTCGGCACTGCTCACGACCCAAGAGTTTAGCGCGGGCGACAGCGCCACGAAACCAGACCAGAAGTCCGTTGGCTTCGTGGGTGGTTTCGAGATTCCGCTCATCGAAAAGTTCCTCGCTGGCTTCAAAGCAGGCGTTGCCCACCACGACGACAGCATCGAAGTCCAGTCCGCCTACGCTGGCGCGTTCAACGACCCCGCAAAGGGCAAAGAAATCGCGCTCACGATGTACGAAAACGGCGCGGACATCGTCTACCACGCCGCTGGTGGTACCGGTCTCGGTGTCTTCCAGGCTGCCCGTCAGAAGGGACGCTTCGCAATGGGTGTCGACGCAGACCAGTCGAAATCCAACGCCGAGTACAAGAACGTCATCCTCGCGAGCATGGTCAAGCACGTTGACCTCGCCGTGTACGAGTCGGTCGAAGCCGTCGTCAACGGCAGCTTCGAAGGTGGCGTCGAGAACCGCCTCGGTCTCGACGAAGGCGGTGTCGAGGCAGTGTACGGGCAGGAACTCGGCTCCTCTATCCCCGAGGACGTAAAGAGCAAACTCGAAGAGAGCAAACAGCAGATCGTAGACGGCGAGATTACGGTTCCGTCCGAGCTGTAA